The proteins below are encoded in one region of Hordeum vulgare subsp. vulgare chromosome 3H, MorexV3_pseudomolecules_assembly, whole genome shotgun sequence:
- the LOC123439436 gene encoding transcription factor MYB4-like, with amino-acid sequence MVEKPASQANAGGDVEARKERKGLWSPEEDERLYTRITRHGVSTWSSVAQLAGLRRSGKSCRLRWMNYLRPDLKKEPISKREEETIISLQKSLGNRWSVIAGKMPGRTDNEIKNYWNSRIRKRQNISAGGGKGDGELAKQGDLPAADDKANVLAVAGGMEPVSSMATGATAPPVPTRFPLFACQLFGGGGEATAVAAAGTTAESTTTHENNGAGSESDVSVGNGGQDGREGHYYYCAVEGDIDMVHLMSFDDLLEYPAGGDLLMDAWDQNGLYSANTGSSVDSFGC; translated from the exons ATGGTGGAGAAGCCGGCGAGCCAGGCCAACGCCGGGGGCGACGTGGAGGCGCGTAAGGAGAGGAAGGGGctgtggtcgccggaggaggacgAGCGGCTGTACACCCGGATCACCAGGCACGGCGTGTCCACCTGGAGCTCCGTGGCGCAGCTCGCCGGGCTGCGGCGGAGCGGCAAGAGCTGCCGGCTGCGGTGGATGAACTACCTCCGGCCAGACCTGAAGAAGGAGCCCATCTCCAAGCGGGAGGAGGAGACCATCATCTCGCTCCAGAAGTCACTCGGCAACAG GTGGTCGGTGATTGCCGGGAAGATGCCGGGGAGGACGGACAACGAGATCAAGAACTACTGGAACTCCCGCATCAGGAAGCGTCAGAACATCAGCGCCGGAGGCGGGAAGGGCGACGGCGAACTCGCAAAGCAGGGTGACCTTCCGGCCGCCGATGACAAGGCCAACGTGCTAGCCGTGGCCGGAGGAATGGAACCGGTCAGCAGCATGGCCACCGGTGCGACGGCACCTCCTGTCCCGACACGGTTCCCATTGTTCGCGTGCCAGCTATTCGGCGGTGGCGGAGAAGCCACCGCAGTTGCAGCTGCAGGCACCACCGCCGAGTCAACAACCACTCACGAAAACAACGGCGCCGGCTCAGAGAGCGACGTCAGCGTGGGCAACGGCGGCCAGGATGGTCGGGAAGGACATTACTACTACTGCGCCGTCGAAGGCGACATTGACATGGTCCATCTCATGTCGTTCGACGACCTTCTCGAGTACCCGGCCGGCGGCGATCTGCTCATGGATGCGTGGGATCAAAACGGACTCTACTCCGCGAATACGGGGAGCTCTGTTGATTCATTTGGTTGCTGA